One part of the Sorangiineae bacterium MSr11954 genome encodes these proteins:
- a CDS encoding L,D-transpeptidase gives MPPRPSNRTIARFSVGIALLAQAGALASLLNGAGCAQKTPSNTTTTDNADASGELTPTTLADAGTVRREEIAQAARAAYAAGTYDGPRIGAMNMVTSVLSGPAWPETDAGVRGDIKPSIRFGYLRHGAKVPVLALPPIVNESCTDGWYELVQGGFVCGRAATLDLKNPRVRLAPNGPDLSSGLPYRYGYNLTNGTPLYRRVLSLDDRKKYEPWLVAAPPPPPSADESSGEGASSGGSSGASEEGESLPVPAPPARKSTGPSAAASATPWFMRQTDGGKPKVALDELRGRGVLVRRMVRGFYLALDKDFKAANAHWWRTTGGLAVPFDRIMLQQPLTEYHGTWFGSGPAPGSDADAGAETDAGATVDRGAPAAPAPAAGDAGAPFARGTVVIVRFDGARKYTVDPEKKKVTWGEALPRRRAAGLTGASFVYGGVAMRETTEGFWIRTPDVTEVRPSPRPAEVGPNEKWLDVNLTQQLLIALEGDMPVFATYISSGRHNAYDKEHDYATPSGTFRIREKHVTATMDGDVAGVGPYSIEDVPWVMYYQGSYALHGAFWHGQFGHQHSHGCINMAPADARTVFNWVEPKLPEGWHGVFSSGDREGTLLVVHE, from the coding sequence ATGCCGCCCCGGCCTTCGAATCGTACCATTGCGCGATTTTCCGTTGGGATTGCGCTGCTCGCGCAAGCTGGCGCGCTCGCGTCGCTCCTCAACGGCGCCGGGTGCGCCCAGAAGACCCCATCGAACACCACCACCACCGACAATGCCGATGCGAGCGGGGAGCTGACCCCGACCACCCTCGCCGATGCGGGCACCGTGCGCCGTGAAGAGATCGCCCAGGCGGCGCGCGCAGCCTATGCGGCCGGCACCTACGATGGTCCGCGCATCGGTGCGATGAACATGGTCACGTCGGTGCTGAGCGGGCCCGCCTGGCCGGAGACCGACGCGGGGGTGCGCGGCGACATCAAACCGAGCATTCGTTTCGGGTATCTGCGCCATGGTGCCAAGGTGCCCGTGCTGGCGCTGCCGCCCATCGTCAATGAGTCGTGCACCGATGGCTGGTACGAGCTCGTACAGGGAGGCTTCGTCTGCGGGCGCGCGGCGACCCTCGATCTCAAGAACCCGCGCGTGCGGCTCGCGCCAAACGGTCCGGATTTGAGCTCGGGGCTCCCATACCGGTATGGCTACAACTTGACCAACGGAACGCCCCTCTACCGCCGCGTTCTTTCGCTCGACGATCGAAAGAAGTACGAGCCGTGGCTCGTGGCCGCACCGCCGCCGCCGCCGAGCGCCGACGAGTCGTCGGGCGAGGGGGCATCGAGCGGTGGCTCCTCGGGCGCGAGCGAGGAGGGCGAGTCGCTCCCCGTTCCGGCGCCGCCCGCGCGCAAGAGTACGGGCCCTTCGGCCGCGGCCTCGGCAACGCCCTGGTTCATGCGCCAGACCGATGGCGGAAAGCCGAAGGTGGCGCTCGACGAGCTGCGCGGCCGCGGTGTTCTCGTGCGCCGGATGGTGCGCGGCTTCTACCTGGCCCTCGACAAGGATTTCAAAGCCGCCAACGCGCATTGGTGGCGCACCACCGGTGGGCTGGCCGTTCCCTTCGATCGCATCATGCTCCAGCAGCCGCTCACCGAGTACCACGGCACGTGGTTTGGAAGCGGACCCGCCCCCGGCAGCGACGCCGATGCCGGCGCCGAAACGGACGCGGGGGCCACCGTGGATCGCGGTGCTCCCGCGGCGCCCGCACCTGCCGCAGGCGATGCCGGCGCGCCCTTTGCGCGGGGGACCGTGGTGATCGTGCGCTTCGACGGCGCCCGCAAATACACGGTCGACCCCGAGAAGAAGAAGGTGACGTGGGGCGAAGCGCTCCCGCGCCGCCGCGCCGCGGGGCTCACGGGTGCATCGTTCGTGTACGGCGGGGTCGCGATGCGCGAGACCACCGAGGGCTTCTGGATCCGCACGCCCGATGTCACCGAGGTGAGGCCATCGCCCAGGCCCGCCGAAGTCGGTCCCAACGAAAAATGGCTCGACGTAAACCTCACGCAGCAGCTCCTGATCGCGCTCGAAGGCGACATGCCCGTGTTCGCGACCTACATCTCCTCGGGCCGTCACAACGCGTACGACAAAGAGCACGACTACGCGACCCCGTCCGGCACCTTCCGCATTCGCGAGAAGCACGTCACGGCCACCATGGACGGCGACGTCGCAGGCGTGGGGCCGTACTCGATCGAGGACGTGCCCTGGGTCATGTACTACCAAGGGAGCTACGCGCTCCACGGAGCCTTTTGGCACGGGCAGTTTGGCCATCAGCATAGCCACGGCTGCATCAACATGGCGCCGGCCGATGCCCGCACCGTCTTCAACTGGGTCGAACCCAAGCTCCCCGAGGGATGGCACGGCGTGTTCTCCTCGGGCGATCGCGAAGGGACGCTCCTGGTCGTGCATGAGTGA
- a CDS encoding tetratricopeptide repeat protein, giving the protein MAEPKSRWLVVTPTGDQLVFESLNELQDAVLSGESEEPMRVSTCDLEPSAAFAAAQKQILAGRAAAAAAAAPTRETTLSGIPLPGHITGGHGGRTTNVGGFGTQPKATASASALLRQTPVPPSGPRGRARARHITPGGVFALPVNARVPTFAANDAAPATARGPAGAVGAGAAGAGAAGAGAAGGRAAGAGAAGAGAAGSRRMGPEGTVPGMVAPVAQVASVAQGVRTNRTSPGLPPAPAPMASAPMTAAAMASAPMTSAAMASAPVAVRKVAEGPKVVAEIPKVAEAGRKPRFASMSPTCPGLYPSSAPRTAPGLHKVAPSAPVVQATAQAVVAPSGHAAAAPVAQAAMVPVAQAPVSSVAHAQAAPVKYDAVRELPPVLPPMPSAVAPMGRVRATPSPSGDPTLDSVDEMWAAMLQSTSKFVLPIPKRASPSPGYKAGAPSGAMLAAEDHVADDEWEAVAAGIPAQPETPAWEAVAAALPVAAHMPVAAQVPVAAQMPQNVGPMRETPKPNMGQMPQNIGHMPQNIGHTPQAMGQMPQNIGHMPQNVGGPGGHDFVERNDRGRRADAYDMRHRATPQGMAPEVPSHQAFPHPSATPQQGFAQQAMVHQAHPQQAMVHQAIPHHAIPQIPKQPSNWVPSTTPPALYGQISPQGSLPPPLPYPLPDPPGASSYDIDGFGQIPDAEMPAPSDPVRGRGHGGPDLSEAMREQEPRLMTPRYSIPSYDDDRDTPSSASMQLTQPPDRRFPRWWFPLIAAAGFGVGVLIVVGREGPPASHAEASAQTAQKAGESKAPPPPTPANAEHGRDPVPVAEHTAAPIAPAAPTQVAPVAPAPTPIAPTPIAPTPIGTSAPAPVAVNERRSDTGSRGDTGSRGDTGSRGDTGARADTSSGAGERGASKAERAASAAGQEGAAPAAEKPARDEGKNPYERAVNAQRSGDSARARTLFRGVVEKAPHNFEAQTGLGDAERAQGDKTAAILAYRRALAENPAFYPAMLGLADTLWDSGDHPAAAERYAEIAKRFSPSMYPTRVRERVSESSPPSSSSSSPSSEAPASQ; this is encoded by the coding sequence ATGGCAGAGCCGAAGAGTCGCTGGCTGGTCGTGACGCCCACGGGGGATCAACTCGTTTTCGAGTCCCTCAACGAGCTGCAAGATGCAGTGCTCTCGGGCGAAAGCGAGGAGCCGATGCGCGTCTCGACCTGCGATCTCGAGCCGAGCGCGGCGTTCGCCGCCGCACAAAAGCAGATCCTCGCCGGTCGTGCGGCGGCCGCTGCTGCCGCAGCGCCAACGCGTGAGACGACCCTGTCGGGGATCCCTTTGCCGGGGCACATCACGGGGGGGCATGGAGGAAGGACCACCAACGTGGGCGGATTCGGCACGCAACCCAAGGCAACGGCCAGCGCGAGCGCGCTGCTGCGGCAGACGCCCGTTCCGCCTTCGGGGCCGCGTGGGAGGGCGCGGGCGCGGCATATCACACCGGGGGGGGTGTTTGCGCTGCCCGTCAATGCGCGGGTGCCGACGTTTGCGGCCAACGATGCGGCGCCGGCGACGGCGCGTGGGCCTGCGGGGGCGGTGGGTGCGGGGGCCGCCGGCGCGGGTGCAGCGGGCGCGGGGGCCGCCGGTGGGCGTGCAGCGGGCGCGGGGGCCGCCGGTGCGGGGGCGGCGGGCTCGCGGAGGATGGGGCCGGAGGGGACGGTTCCGGGGATGGTCGCGCCGGTTGCGCAGGTTGCATCGGTTGCGCAGGGCGTGAGGACGAATCGTACGTCGCCGGGGTTGCCGCCGGCGCCTGCGCCGATGGCGTCCGCGCCGATGACGGCTGCGGCCATGGCGTCTGCGCCGATGACGTCTGCGGCCATGGCGTCTGCGCCGGTGGCGGTTCGAAAGGTGGCGGAGGGTCCGAAGGTGGTGGCGGAGATTCCGAAGGTGGCGGAGGCTGGTCGAAAGCCGCGCTTTGCGTCGATGTCGCCGACGTGTCCGGGGCTGTATCCGTCGTCGGCGCCGCGGACGGCGCCGGGGTTGCACAAGGTGGCGCCGTCGGCGCCGGTCGTGCAAGCGACGGCGCAAGCCGTGGTCGCGCCGTCGGGGCACGCAGCGGCGGCTCCGGTGGCGCAAGCGGCGATGGTTCCGGTCGCGCAAGCGCCGGTTTCTTCGGTGGCGCACGCGCAGGCGGCGCCCGTGAAGTACGATGCGGTTCGGGAGCTGCCGCCGGTGCTTCCGCCGATGCCGTCGGCGGTTGCGCCGATGGGGCGGGTGCGCGCGACGCCCTCGCCGTCGGGCGATCCGACGTTGGACTCCGTGGACGAGATGTGGGCGGCGATGCTTCAGTCCACGTCGAAGTTCGTGCTGCCGATTCCGAAGCGGGCGTCGCCCTCGCCCGGGTACAAGGCGGGTGCGCCGAGCGGTGCCATGCTGGCGGCCGAAGATCACGTGGCCGACGACGAATGGGAGGCGGTGGCGGCCGGCATTCCGGCGCAGCCCGAGACGCCTGCGTGGGAGGCGGTGGCCGCGGCGCTTCCGGTGGCCGCGCACATGCCGGTCGCGGCGCAGGTGCCGGTGGCCGCGCAGATGCCGCAGAACGTGGGGCCGATGCGCGAGACGCCGAAGCCGAACATGGGGCAGATGCCGCAAAATATCGGGCACATGCCGCAAAATATCGGGCACACGCCGCAGGCCATGGGGCAGATGCCGCAAAATATCGGGCACATGCCGCAGAACGTGGGCGGGCCAGGCGGCCACGATTTCGTGGAGCGAAACGATCGAGGCCGTCGCGCCGACGCGTACGACATGCGGCATCGCGCGACCCCGCAGGGCATGGCGCCCGAGGTGCCGTCGCATCAAGCGTTTCCGCATCCCTCGGCGACCCCGCAGCAGGGATTTGCGCAGCAGGCGATGGTGCATCAGGCGCACCCGCAGCAGGCGATGGTGCACCAAGCGATCCCGCATCACGCGATTCCGCAGATCCCGAAGCAGCCATCCAACTGGGTGCCGTCGACGACGCCGCCTGCGCTGTATGGCCAGATCTCGCCGCAGGGATCGCTGCCGCCGCCGCTGCCTTATCCGCTCCCGGACCCGCCGGGCGCCAGCAGCTACGACATCGATGGGTTCGGACAGATCCCCGACGCGGAGATGCCGGCGCCGAGCGATCCGGTGCGCGGTCGCGGGCACGGAGGGCCTGACCTTTCCGAGGCGATGCGCGAGCAAGAGCCGAGGCTGATGACGCCGCGCTATTCGATCCCGTCCTACGACGACGATCGCGATACGCCGAGCTCCGCGAGCATGCAGCTGACGCAGCCGCCCGATCGACGCTTTCCGCGTTGGTGGTTCCCGCTGATCGCGGCGGCCGGCTTTGGCGTCGGTGTCCTCATCGTCGTGGGCCGCGAGGGTCCTCCGGCGAGCCACGCCGAGGCGTCTGCGCAAACAGCCCAAAAGGCGGGCGAGTCGAAGGCGCCGCCGCCGCCCACGCCGGCCAATGCCGAGCACGGACGCGATCCGGTCCCCGTCGCCGAGCACACCGCCGCACCGATCGCGCCCGCCGCGCCGACCCAGGTCGCGCCCGTTGCACCGGCGCCCACCCCGATCGCACCGACGCCGATCGCACCGACGCCGATCGGGACGAGCGCTCCGGCACCGGTGGCGGTGAACGAGCGCCGAAGCGACACCGGCTCACGTGGCGACACCGGCTCACGTGGCGACACCGGCTCACGTGGCGACACCGGCGCGCGCGCAGACACGAGCTCGGGCGCCGGTGAGCGTGGTGCTTCGAAGGCCGAGCGGGCGGCCAGCGCCGCGGGGCAAGAAGGCGCCGCGCCGGCCGCGGAAAAACCGGCACGCGACGAAGGGAAGAACCCCTACGAGCGCGCGGTCAATGCACAACGCTCGGGCGATTCGGCGCGCGCGCGCACGCTCTTCCGCGGCGTCGTCGAAAAAGCCCCGCACAACTTCGAGGCGCAGACGGGGCTAGGCGATGCCGAGCGCGCCCAAGGCGACAAAACGGCGGCGATCCTCGCATACCGCCGCGCGCTGGCCGAAAATCCCGCCTTCTATCCGGCCATGCTCGGCCTCGCCGACACGCTCTGGGACTCCGGCGACCACCCCGCCGCCGCGGAACGCTACGCCGAGATCGCAAAGCGGTTCTCACCGTCGATGTATCCAACCCGCGTGCGCGAACGGGTATCCGAATCGTCGCCGCCTTCGTCGTCCTCGTCCTCGCCATCGTCGGAGGCGCCGGCCTCGCAGTGA
- a CDS encoding response regulator, which yields MSHPSSRPPFAGDLPALDVGRGRLVLHVDDDRDQQQLYTTYLRRAGFRVAQANTGIQGVERAIELHPHLIVMDLLMPFTDGFEATRRLKRLRETHDIPILVITAHANQAPVRLAEEAGANALLVKPVLREELLGKIQAMLG from the coding sequence ATGAGTCACCCCTCTTCCCGCCCGCCATTCGCAGGGGATCTACCCGCGCTCGATGTCGGAAGAGGTCGCCTGGTACTCCACGTCGATGACGATCGGGACCAGCAGCAACTCTACACCACCTACCTCCGTCGCGCCGGCTTCCGCGTCGCACAAGCGAACACCGGCATACAAGGCGTGGAGCGCGCCATCGAGCTGCACCCCCACCTCATCGTGATGGACCTGCTCATGCCATTCACCGACGGCTTCGAGGCCACCCGCCGGCTCAAACGCCTGCGCGAGACGCACGACATCCCCATTCTCGTCATCACCGCCCACGCCAACCAGGCCCCCGTCCGCCTCGCCGAAGAAGCGGGCGCGAACGCCCTGCTCGTCAAACCCGTATTACGCGAAGAGCTGCTCGGTAAAATTCAGGCGATGCTGGGTTAG